The nucleotide window ATGCCGAGGAAGCCGAGGACATCCTGGCGCGGGAGCGCGTCGATTTGCTCTTCACCGATATCGATTTGGCCCGCAACACCAACGGCCTCGCCCTGGCACGCAGGGCGCGCCGCCTGCGCCCGAACCTGCCGGTCATCTACACGTCCGGCGGACGCGGGAGCCTTTCGCAGGCGGACGCGGTTGCTGAATCAATCTTCGTGCCGAAGCCCTATCGCCCGAGCCAGCTCATCGCGCTCGCCAACGGTCTCCTGCGCCGCTTTCCCCACTACGCCTGAGCGCATCGTCGCGCCCGCCCCCTCCCGGAGCCTCTCCCCCGATGCGTACCCTGCTCGCCACCGCCCTCGTTCTCTTCTGCACCACGCTCAGCGCCTACACGACGGGGAATGCCAAGGCGGCCTGCGACGTGAAGGGGGCGAAGCTCGAAGAGGCCATCGCCGGCAAGTCCGAGCTGCGCGAGAGCGCCAACAAGCAGGCCGTGCGCGATCTGCGCACCCTGCGCGACGCCGCGATCATCCTGGAGACCTACCAGTACGAGCCCGAATGCGAGCGCCTCGTCACGATCATCAAGACGCTGGCGGCGAACCCGGATAAGGCGATCGAGCGCAGTGGCGATACCGACGAGGAAAAGGCGGAGGACCTGATGGAGGCCCGCCAGCCGAAGGCACCGGCCACCGAGGCTCCCTCCCCCGTGGCGCCCGCCGCCAAGTCGAAGTAATCACCGTCCCGACGGGCGGAACGCTCGGCAAGCTCGGCGCTTGCCACAGGGATGCCCGTATCGCGGGCGCCATCGAACGAGACGGTCGGGCATCCATCTCTGCGCCCGACCGTCCCGCACTTCACTCCTTCTGAAATGGTCGATCGAGCATGGGCACAGATACGGCAACGCGCGGATCGAGCCTGGTTCACGCGGCGAACGACCTGCCCTCGGTCGTCCTCGACGATTACAATATCGAGCTGAAGAACGGCGAAGGCTTCGTCGGCGACCGGGTATCGAAAGCCGCCTTCCGCGATCTCGTGGAAGATTGGCGCGAGAAGCTGCGCAAGCTCGGCCCCGATCCGCTCGGCAGCAAGGGCAGCCGCGATTTCAGCAAGCGCCGCCTCGATGATTTCCTGATCGACGGCCCGCCGCTGGCGGCCGGCGTGGTCTTCGGCGCGATCGAGGAGTTCGCGCAGGAACTCGCCACCGTCGTCCGGCGCTTCCTGCGCCAGAAGGGCTGGCGCGACACGCAGAGCATCGTCGTGGGCGGCGGCTTCAGCGACAGCCTCGCGGGACGGCTCGCCATCGACCGGGCCAGCGTGATCCTCCGCGCCGGCGGGCTCAACCTGAACCTCGAACCGATCCGCCACCATCCCGACGAGGCCGGCCTGATCGGCGCCGTCCACCTCGCCCCGTCCTGGATCTTCTCCGGCTACGACAGCCTGCTCGCCGTGGATATCGGCGGCAGCAACATCAGGGCCGGCGTGGTCTCCACGAACCTGAAGAAGGCGTCGGACCTGTCGCGCGCCGAGATCTGGCGCTCGGAACTCTGGCGCCACCGCGACGAGGACCCGGCCCCGAGCCGGGACGAAGCGGTCGACCGCCTCATCGCCATGCTCAACGACCTGATCACGCGGGCGGAGCGCTCACGCCTCAAGCTCGCGCCCTTCATCGGTGTCGGATGCCCGGGCGTGATCGCGGCGGACGGAACCATCGAACGCGGCGGCCAGAACCTGCCGGGCAATTGGGAGAGCAGCCGCTTCAACCTCGCGGAGCGGCTGGTCGAGGCCATCCCCGCCATCGGCGATCACGACACCATGGTGCTGATGCACAACGACGCCGTGGTGCAGGGCCTCTCGGCCATGTCGGACATGACCGGCGTGACGCGCTGGGGCGTGCTCACCATCGGCACCGGCCTCGGCAATGCGCGCTTCACCAACCGCAAGATCCCCGAGACGAAGAGCGCCGATACGGTGCATTGAGGACTCGCCGCCGGATCCCAAACCTCGCTCCGGGGCGGCCTTTTCGACGCGCGGCGCCTGGCTTCGGAGACCGGCGCCCTATCGCGCGGCCGGTGCCGACGGAAAGGCCGGTGCGCTTTCCTGACCCTGGTCCGAGCGATTGCGCGAGCGGGCGGCCTTGCTGGCGATGCGAGCGCGCAAGTCGCTCGTCAGCTCGATCTCGACCAGCCGCCACGACCATCCGCGCAGGCGAAGTCGAAGCCGAAATTGCTGGGCTCGCGGCGCTTCGGGAGGCACGGCGATGACGACGGTGCGAAAGCCGCGCATCTCGGACGCGAAGTAATAGGGGATCAGCCGGGTGATCGTCTCGATCCTCAGCCCGGATGCGGCACCGACCGGCTCGGCCGTCGAACCGGGGGCATTGGCCGCGAGCGGGGCGAGGTCGAGGGATTGCGGAATGCCGTCGTCGAGGAGATCGATGACCGACCGTGCCGTCACCAGAGATTCGGCGAGCGGCTCGGCCAGGGCGGCTGCCGCCTCGACCAGTCGCTGGCGGTCCTTCGGGACCTCGACCTCCTCGCCGGGCTCACCGCGCGTCTGGGTGGCGGCAGACGCGGCCTGCCGGATCATCGATTGGCGCAAGGTGCGGAAATTGACGTGCCGCTCGACATAGCCGACGTCCCGCGCCTGCACCGCCCTTGCGAGATCGTAGAGCATCCAGAACGGCGTCAGCGTGTAGGTGAACCACGCGAGCATCAGGGAAATGGGAATCCACCACAATCGCATCATCGCGATCTGACTGCCCTCTGCGCCTGCTCGCTCCAACCGGCGAGCCCTGCGAATGCCGCGACCACAGCCTCGTAGACCGGCTGCTTGAACGGCACGATGAGATCCGGCAGCCCGGCCATCGGCTCCCAGCGCCAGGCGTCGAATTCCGATTTGTGCAGGCCGCCGCCCGGCGAGAGGACGTCGATCTCGTCCTCGGCCCCGACGAGGCCGAAGGCGAACCACTTCTGCGTCTGCCCGCGATAGCGTCCCTTCCAGGCCTGTTTCAGCACGGCTGGCGGCAGGTCGTAGGCGAGCCAGCCGGGGATCTCACCGAGGAGCGTGACCGAGCCGGGCGAGACGTTGGTTTCCTCGTGCAGTTCACGAAGGGCGGCGGCGAGAGGATCCTCGCCATCGTCGATCCCGCCCTGCGGCATCTGCCAGGCGAGCTCGCCATCCACGTGTTCCGGCCCCGCCTCGCTGCGGCGACGGCCGACGAAGACCCGTCCCGATGGGGCGATCAGCATGATCCCGACGCAGGGCCGGTACGGCAGGTCGAGATCGGATTCGGGCACGGGAGGGTTCATCGGCCGGACCATAGGTCAGGGGATCGACGGCCCGCAATGCGGCAAGCGGCGGTTCGGGCGCCGAAAGCCGGGAATGGCGTCAACCCGGCGGCGGATCGGGGGCTTCGACCTCTCCCTTGCGCTGGAGGATGAGGGCCACGAACCAGCACAGGGAGGCCCAGGCCGCGCCGATGCACCAGCCGGCGAGGACGTCGCTCGGCCAGTGGACGCCGAGATAGATCCGGCTCGCCCCGACGAGGAGGGTCATCCCGACCCCGAGGACGAGGACCAGCACCTTCACCGACCGGTTCGGATCGACGCGGGCCAGCAGCGTCGCCAGGGTCAGGTAGGCGATGGCCGACATCATGGCGTGGCCGCTGGGGAAGCTCGCGGTGAACACGTCCATCCCGTGGGGCACGAGGTCCGGCCGGGGCCGGTGGTAGAACATCTTGAGCACGGTGGAGACGAGCAGCCCGCCGCCGATGGCGCCGAGGACGAAGAGCGCGATCCGGTGCCGCCGGGTCAGCGCGAGATAGGCGACCGCGCTCAAGGTCACGAAGGTGATGGTGAAGACGCTCCCCAGGCCGGTGATGTCGCGCATGGTCTCTTCCAGCCAGCGCGGCCCGATCGGGTCCGACAGGTCGGCCGGGTTGCGCAGGGACAGCAGGATCTTGCGGTCGAGCGCCGCCGTGGAGCCCTCCCCGACCTCGTCGGCGAGGTAGAAGAAAGCGTAGCCGAGGAAGCTCACACCGAGCAGCGCCATGAGGGGACCGACCTCATTGAGGCGAAGGCGGATCCAGAGCGCGGTGGCCCGGCTGAACAGCGGATGGTCGAGATAGGTCGGGAGCGGCGCCTTCATGCTGCTGTCTTCGTCATCCGGTCGTCGTCCCTCGATCATCGGCCCCGCCCGAAAGCGAAGCGTCCCCGCTGTTGCCACGGTCCACCGAGGTAGCGCCAGAGCAGGAGGCCCGTCGCGGTGAAACGGAACGGCTCGAAATCCAGATCCAGCGCATGATGCAGGCTGCGGGCGACCTCGGGCGAGACCTTGTTCTGGATCGTGACGTGCGGCTTCCAGCCCTGCCGGTCCTGTGCCGTGAGCGCATCGTCGTAGCGCCGGGCGATGCTGCCCCGGATGCGCGCGAGCGTGTCGGAAGCCAGGGTGTAAGCGACGCCGCGCCCCAGGAAGCGAAGGCCGGTCACCTCGACCGCGACCGGCTCCTCGGCCGCGTTCAGTTCGGCGAGGGTCGCGGCGACGCTGTCCTCCTCACCTCCCGGCAGATGGTGGAACAGGGTGGCATGGGCCGGAATGTGGTTGAGTTTTTCCGGGAAATGCCGGCGCCTCAGGCCGTCGAAATGCGCGAAGGTCGCCGGGTCCATCTCGAGGGTGACGATCAGGGGATCGGGTGTCGGGGCATGAGAGGATTCGGTCATCGTCGCCAGATGGAGCGGGACGGGTTGCAATCCAGTCGTCCGACCCTTCTCTGCCGAGATGCGTGGCCCATCTGGGTAGCGGAGCACGAAGGGAGGGTTCGCGGATGGGCCTGTTGGTCGACGGCACGTGGCAGGACAAATGGTACGACACCGAGGAGACCGGTGGTCGCTTCAAGCGGACCGAGGCGAAGTTCCGCAACTGGGTCACCGCCGACGGCGAGCCCGGCCCGTCCGGCGAAGGCGGGTTCCCGGGCGAGGCCGGGCGCTATCATCTCTACGTGTCGCTGGCCTGCCCCTGGGCTCACCGCGCCCTCATCGTGCGCGCCCTGAAGGGGCTGGATCGGGCGATCGGCGTCTCGGTGGTCGATCCCCTGATGGGTCCGGAGGGCTGGGTCTTCGGCGACACCCCCGGCACCACGCCCGACACGGTCAACGGAGCGAGCCGGCTCTACGAAGTCTATCTCGCGGCCGTGCCGGACTTCACCGGCCGGGTCACGGTGCCGATCTTGTGGGACATGCAGCGCCGCACCATCGTCTCCAACGAATCCTCCGAAATCATCCGCATGCTCAACGATGCCTTCGGTGGGACCGGTCCCGACCTCTACCCGGCGGCCTTGCGCGACGAGATCGACGCGGTGAATGCGCGGGTCTACGACGCCGTCAATAACGGTGTGTACAAGGCCGGTTTCGCGACCACGCAGGAGGCCTACGAGGACGCCTTCGACGCCCTGTTCGCCGAGCTCGATTCCCTCGACGAGCGGCTCGGCCGGGCGCGCTACCTCTGCGGGCCGGCGCTCACGGAGGCCGATATCCGCCTGTTCACGACTCTGGTGCGGTTCGATCCGGTCTATGTCGGCCATTTCAAGTGCAACCTGCGCCGGATCGCGGATTACCCGAACCTGTCGCACTATCTCCGCGATCTCTACGCGCTTCCGGGCGTCGCCGGCACGGTGAACCTCACCCATATCAAGCGCCATTATTACGAGAGCCATCCGACCATCAATCCGACCGGCATCGTGCCGAAAGGTCCCGAGATCGATCTCGATGCCCCCAACGACCGCG belongs to Methylobacterium sp. 77 and includes:
- a CDS encoding ROK family protein, with protein sequence MGTDTATRGSSLVHAANDLPSVVLDDYNIELKNGEGFVGDRVSKAAFRDLVEDWREKLRKLGPDPLGSKGSRDFSKRRLDDFLIDGPPLAAGVVFGAIEEFAQELATVVRRFLRQKGWRDTQSIVVGGGFSDSLAGRLAIDRASVILRAGGLNLNLEPIRHHPDEAGLIGAVHLAPSWIFSGYDSLLAVDIGGSNIRAGVVSTNLKKASDLSRAEIWRSELWRHRDEDPAPSRDEAVDRLIAMLNDLITRAERSRLKLAPFIGVGCPGVIAADGTIERGGQNLPGNWESSRFNLAERLVEAIPAIGDHDTMVLMHNDAVVQGLSAMSDMTGVTRWGVLTIGTGLGNARFTNRKIPETKSADTVH
- a CDS encoding glutathione S-transferase family protein; this encodes MGLLVDGTWQDKWYDTEETGGRFKRTEAKFRNWVTADGEPGPSGEGGFPGEAGRYHLYVSLACPWAHRALIVRALKGLDRAIGVSVVDPLMGPEGWVFGDTPGTTPDTVNGASRLYEVYLAAVPDFTGRVTVPILWDMQRRTIVSNESSEIIRMLNDAFGGTGPDLYPAALRDEIDAVNARVYDAVNNGVYKAGFATTQEAYEDAFDALFAELDSLDERLGRARYLCGPALTEADIRLFTTLVRFDPVYVGHFKCNLRRIADYPNLSHYLRDLYALPGVAGTVNLTHIKRHYYESHPTINPTGIVPKGPEIDLDAPNDRALRFGA
- a CDS encoding phosphatase PAP2 family protein; translated protein: MKAPLPTYLDHPLFSRATALWIRLRLNEVGPLMALLGVSFLGYAFFYLADEVGEGSTAALDRKILLSLRNPADLSDPIGPRWLEETMRDITGLGSVFTITFVTLSAVAYLALTRRHRIALFVLGAIGGGLLVSTVLKMFYHRPRPDLVPHGMDVFTASFPSGHAMMSAIAYLTLATLLARVDPNRSVKVLVLVLGVGMTLLVGASRIYLGVHWPSDVLAGWCIGAAWASLCWFVALILQRKGEVEAPDPPPG
- a CDS encoding DUF2939 domain-containing protein gives rise to the protein MLAWFTYTLTPFWMLYDLARAVQARDVGYVERHVNFRTLRQSMIRQAASAATQTRGEPGEEVEVPKDRQRLVEAAAALAEPLAESLVTARSVIDLLDDGIPQSLDLAPLAANAPGSTAEPVGAASGLRIETITRLIPYYFASEMRGFRTVVIAVPPEAPRAQQFRLRLRLRGWSWRLVEIELTSDLRARIASKAARSRNRSDQGQESAPAFPSAPAAR
- a CDS encoding response regulator, producing MIPFACAALALPKFSSLRGAETVLVVEDESMVCELAVEALIDEGYRVLSAADAEEAEDILARERVDLLFTDIDLARNTNGLALARRARRLRPNLPVIYTSGGRGSLSQADAVAESIFVPKPYRPSQLIALANGLLRRFPHYA
- a CDS encoding RNA pyrophosphohydrolase; the encoded protein is MVRPMNPPVPESDLDLPYRPCVGIMLIAPSGRVFVGRRRSEAGPEHVDGELAWQMPQGGIDDGEDPLAAALRELHEETNVSPGSVTLLGEIPGWLAYDLPPAVLKQAWKGRYRGQTQKWFAFGLVGAEDEIDVLSPGGGLHKSEFDAWRWEPMAGLPDLIVPFKQPVYEAVVAAFAGLAGWSEQAQRAVRSR
- a CDS encoding 2'-5' RNA ligase family protein gives rise to the protein MTESSHAPTPDPLIVTLEMDPATFAHFDGLRRRHFPEKLNHIPAHATLFHHLPGGEEDSVAATLAELNAAEEPVAVEVTGLRFLGRGVAYTLASDTLARIRGSIARRYDDALTAQDRQGWKPHVTIQNKVSPEVARSLHHALDLDFEPFRFTATGLLLWRYLGGPWQQRGRFAFGRGR